The segment GTTCCTCATGGGGGTCATGCCGACGTTCCTCTCGATCCTGTATTTCGCCTGCGGTGGAGGCGGGGGAACATCGCCTCCGGCTTCCACGCCCGTCCCGTTTTTCGCATATGTGGCGAATTCCATGGACAACAACGTCTCGGCCTACCGAATCGATGCGACGACGGGGGCGCTTACGGAAATCGCCGGTTCCCCGTTCGCGGCCGGTCGTCGCCCTTGTTCCATCGCCGTCGACCGCTCCGGCAAGTTCGCCTATGCCGCGAACATGGAGGACAACACGGTCTCAGCCTATACGATCGATCCGGCGACGGGGGCGCTTGCCGGGATCTCCGGTTCCCCGTTCGCGGCCGGGGGGTTTCCGGTATCCGTCGTCGTGGATCCGTCCGGCAGGTTCGTCTACGTTGCGAATGATGGCTCCGGCAACGTCTCGGCCTATGCCATCGATGCCTCGACGGGAGCGCTTGCCGAGATCACCGGCTCCCCATTTGCGGTCCCCGTATTACCGTTCGGCTTTGCATCTCCGGCATCTGTCGCCGTGCACCCCTCCGGCAGATTCGCATTCGTGGTTAATGGCCCGGACTTCTTCAGCAGTTCCGTCACGGTTTATACGATCGACAATGCGACGGGATCGCTTGCGGTAGTGGCCGGCTCTCCGTTCGCAGCCGGTAACAGGTCCCGATCCATCGCTGTGGATCCGTCCGGCATATTCGCCTATGTGACAAACGGCGTAGACAATGACATCCGGGGGTACACGATCGATGCGGCTACCGGGGCGCTGACGGAGATGGCCGGGTCCCCCTTCACGGCCGGGTACTATTCCTGGTCCGTCGCCGTGGATCCGTTCGGGAAATTCGCCTATGCCGCGAATCCCGGCGATAACAACGTCTCCGCCTACACGATCGACGCGGTGACGGGGGCACTTGCTCCGATGGCCGGTTCCCCGTTCGCGGCCGGGATCTGGGCTCGCTCCGTCGTCGTGGACTCATCCGGCAGGTTCGCCTTCGCAGCGAACTCCGGATCCAACGACGTCTCGGCCTACACGATCGATCCGACGACGGGGGCGCTTACGGAAATCGCCGGTTCCCCGTTCGCGGCCGGGGGATTTCCCATGGGCATCGCCATCGCGAGCCCGAACGAGTGATATGATTGCCAACGGTCCGGGAAGAATCCTTGTCGTCCTCCGGCAATATGGCATATTATTAACGATAATTACTGCTGTCTGATCCCGCCGCCTCCTTGATAAAAACCGTTTGATGGATGTTCCGCGATGATCGTGTAAAGTTGTCCAAACCGCCGCGAGGTCGAACCATGGAAAAGGGAAAGATGGTCGATGCGCTGGGCCGCCTGATCGGCGGAGAGAAGGTGCTCGGCTCGGACATGCAGATCCGGCTCTACGAGTACGACGCCTACCTGCTGAAGTCGAAGCCGGACTGCATCGCGCTCCCGGAGACGACCGAAGACGTCGCGAAGGTCGTGAAGTTCGCCCACGAGAACGGCCTCCCCGTCGTCGCCCGGGGCGCCGGGACGAACCTCACCGGCGGCAGCGTCTGCCTGCGCGGCGGCATCGCCCTGGTCATGACACGGATGAACCAGGTCCTGGATCTCGACATCGAGAACCTGCGCGTGGTGGTCCAGCCCGGCATCGTCACCCTGAACCTGAAGAATTTCCTGGCGAAGCACGGCTACGTCTACCAGCCCGACCCCGCCAGCGAGAAGGCCTCGACACTGGGCGGCAACGTCGCCGAGAACTCCGGCGGCCCGCACTGCCTGAAGTACGGGGTCACGACCAACCACGTTTTGGGAGCGGAGATCGTCCTCTACGACGGGGAGGTCATCGAGGTCGGCGGAAAGGCGCTGGATTCGCCCGGATTCGACCTGCCCGGCATCCTCACCGGGTCGGAGGGGACGCTCGGCATCACCACGAAGCTTGTCCTGCGCATCATGCCCAAGGCGGAAAGCGTCAAGACGATGATGTGCATCTTCGACACCATCGCGGACGGCGGCGACACGGTGTCGGCGATCATCGCGGACGGCATCATCCCCGCCGCGCTGGAGATGATGGACAACCTCACGATCCAGGCCGTGGAGGACTTCTATAAAACCGGGCTGCCCAAGGACGCGGCGGCCGTCCTGATCGTCGAGCTCGACGGATTGAAGGATGGCATGGAGCGGCTGACGGAGCGCGTCCGGGAGATCTGCCGGAAAAACAACGTGCGCGAGATCCGGATCGCCAACACCGCGGCGGAACGCGATGCGATCTGGGCGGCGCGCAAGGGCGCCTTCGGGGCTGTGGGGCGGCTTCGCCCCAATTACCTGGTCAACGACGGCACGGTGCCGAGGACCCGGCTTCCGGAGACGCTGGCCCGGGTGGTCGCCATCGGCGAGAAATACAACCTGCCCATCGCCAACGTCTTCCACGCGGGCGACGGCAACCTGCACCCGCTGATCCTGTTCGACGAAAGGGACAAGGAGGAGCTGGCCCGCGTCCACAAGGCGGCGAACGAGATCATGGAGCTCTGCGTGGAGATGGGCGGCACCATCAGCGGCGAGCACGGCATCGGCGTCGAGAAGCTGGAGGGGATGTCGATGGTCTTCAGCGACAGGGAGCTGGCCGCCATGAACCGGGTCAAGGAGGCGTTCGACCCGGTCGAACGGTACAACCCGGGGAAGGCCCTCCCCGAAATGCGAGTCAACGCCTGAGACCATGACATGAAGGGGAGCGCGGACATGCCGAATCCGGACCGATTGCACGCCGCCTTGAAGGATATCGTCGGGGACTCCGCCGTGATCCGGGATCCGGACCGGCTCGCGGCGTATGCCGTGGACGGCCGCGCGCCGAAGGCGGTCGCCTCCCCCGGGTCCGAGGAGGAGGTCGCCGCCGTCGTGCGATACGCGAACGCCGAGGGGCTGGCGGTCGTGCCGCGCGGGAGCGGCTCCAGGATGGCGTGCGGCGGGGTCCCCCGGAAGGTGGACGTCGTGATGCCGATGCTGCGCCTCGACCGGATCCTCGATTACGACCGGGATAACCAGAGCCTCTCGTTGGAGGCCGGCGCCGTCCTGGCCGACGTGCAGCGGAAGCTGGCCGACGGCGGCAGGGGGAACTTCCTTCCGCTCGATCCTCCGCATACGGAGAAGGCGACGATCGGCGGCATCGTCGCGACCAACGCCAGCGGGCCGAAGCGCTACCAGTACGGCACCGTCCGCGACCTGCTGCTTGGCTTGAGGGCCGTGTCGGCCGGGGGGGAGATCCTCTCCTTCGGCGGGAAGACGATGAAGAACGTGTCCGGGTACGACATGACCCGCCTGCTGGCCGGATCCTGGGGTTCGCTGGGGATCGTCACCTCCGTCACGACGAAGCTGCTGCCGCTCCCGGAGGCCTCGGCCACCGTCCTTGCGTCGTTCGATTCCCTTTCCGCCGCCGCAACGTTTCTCCGGAAGCTCCTGCACTCGGTACTGCTCCCGTCCGCGATCGACCTGATCGGCGGGAAGGCCGCGGAGCGCCTGGGCGAAGAGGGGAAGTACATGGCGGCGCTCAACTTCGAAGGGTTCGCGGAAGCCGTCGACCGTCAGGTCGAGGATGCCGGCGCCGCCGCGAGGGAGGCGGGCGCGGTGTCGGTGAAGCCGTTGCGGGATGCGGAAGATCGCGATTTCTGGGCCGGCGTCCGCGACTTCGCCCTGGACGCGGGGAACGGCTCCCGGCCCCATGTGGTTCTAAAGTCCAACTTCGTCATCTCGAAGCACGCCGAGATCCTGGAGGCGTACGAAACGATCCTGCGCGCGGCGGGAATCGACGCGGCGTTCCTCCTCCGCGCAGGCAACGGCATCCTTTACACCCACCTTTCCGGGGAGGCGGCCGGGCTGCCGGAGCTGATCGGCAGGCTCACGGAGGAAGCGGCGAAGCGCGAGGGGAACCTGGTCGTCGAATCGTGCCCCCCGGAGATCAAGGAAAAGGTGAGCGTCTGGGGCAGGGAGCGGAGCGACCGGGCGGTCATGCGCCGCCTGAAGGAGAAGCTGGACCCGCGGGGCGTCCTGAACCCGGGCCGGTTCGTGGGAGGCATGTGAGGGGCCATGAGCGATAAACCGCTGTTCGCCGACAACACGAAAGAGAACATCTACCACTGCATCAAGTGCGGCCTGTGCATGGCCCACTGCCCGGTCTACAAGGAGCTGCTGACGGAGTCCGCGACTCCGCGCGGCAAGGTCCAGCTATCCCGGGAGCTCGCAGAGGGGAACCTGGATCTCGCGGAAGAGGTGAAGAACGCCTTCTTCTCCACCTGCCTGCTGTGCGGCGGCTGCGTCGCCAACTGCCCCAGCGGCGTCCACGGGACGCACCTCTATTCAGGGGTCCGCTGGCGGGCCGTGCAGCGCTACGGCATGGACTGGAAGAAGAACGCGGTGTTCCAGCTGCTGGCGAGCTCGTGGATGATGTCCGGCTCCGTCTGGTTCGGCAAGTGGGCCCGGAAGATGTTCGGCGGCGAGCGGCTGGAATCGAAGGTGAACGCCGGCGCCCTGAACCTCGCGCGCATCCCCGCGCTCAACGATAAGTCGTTCTCCCGGCAGGTCTCCGAAGTGACGGCGCCGAAAGGAAAGGCGCGGGCGAAGGTCCTCTACTTCCATGGCTGCGCGACCAATTTCCTGTACGGGAATACGGGACTGGCGGTTGTCGAGGTGCTCTCGAAGATGGGCGTCGAGGTGATCACGCCGAAGAACCAGGGCTGCTGCGGCATGCCGATCTTCATGTCGGGGGACCGCGAGGCCTCGCTGCGGGTCATCCGGGAGACGCTGAAGGTCTTCGCGCGCGAGGACGTGGACGCCGTTGTGTGCGACTGCGCCACCTGCTCCGACGGCCTGAAGAAGGAGTACGCCCACCTGCTCCTCGACCTGCGCGAGCTGGGGGAAAGCGTCACGCAGGAGGAGATCGCGGCGGCGGAGCTGCTGGGGAGGAAGGTGACGGACGTGACCGTTTTCATCGACGGGCACCGGGACTGGCTGCCCGCGATGCGGAACGGCGGGCGGAAGATCCGGGTC is part of the Thermodesulfobacteriota bacterium genome and harbors:
- a CDS encoding beta-propeller fold lactonase family protein → MACYRRVVPVFLMGVMPTFLSILYFACGGGGGTSPPASTPVPFFAYVANSMDNNVSAYRIDATTGALTEIAGSPFAAGRRPCSIAVDRSGKFAYAANMEDNTVSAYTIDPATGALAGISGSPFAAGGFPVSVVVDPSGRFVYVANDGSGNVSAYAIDASTGALAEITGSPFAVPVLPFGFASPASVAVHPSGRFAFVVNGPDFFSSSVTVYTIDNATGSLAVVAGSPFAAGNRSRSIAVDPSGIFAYVTNGVDNDIRGYTIDAATGALTEMAGSPFTAGYYSWSVAVDPFGKFAYAANPGDNNVSAYTIDAVTGALAPMAGSPFAAGIWARSVVVDSSGRFAFAANSGSNDVSAYTIDPTTGALTEIAGSPFAAGGFPMGIAIASPNE
- a CDS encoding FAD-linked oxidase C-terminal domain-containing protein, which encodes MEKGKMVDALGRLIGGEKVLGSDMQIRLYEYDAYLLKSKPDCIALPETTEDVAKVVKFAHENGLPVVARGAGTNLTGGSVCLRGGIALVMTRMNQVLDLDIENLRVVVQPGIVTLNLKNFLAKHGYVYQPDPASEKASTLGGNVAENSGGPHCLKYGVTTNHVLGAEIVLYDGEVIEVGGKALDSPGFDLPGILTGSEGTLGITTKLVLRIMPKAESVKTMMCIFDTIADGGDTVSAIIADGIIPAALEMMDNLTIQAVEDFYKTGLPKDAAAVLIVELDGLKDGMERLTERVREICRKNNVREIRIANTAAERDAIWAARKGAFGAVGRLRPNYLVNDGTVPRTRLPETLARVVAIGEKYNLPIANVFHAGDGNLHPLILFDERDKEELARVHKAANEIMELCVEMGGTISGEHGIGVEKLEGMSMVFSDRELAAMNRVKEAFDPVERYNPGKALPEMRVNA
- a CDS encoding FAD-binding oxidoreductase, which encodes MPNPDRLHAALKDIVGDSAVIRDPDRLAAYAVDGRAPKAVASPGSEEEVAAVVRYANAEGLAVVPRGSGSRMACGGVPRKVDVVMPMLRLDRILDYDRDNQSLSLEAGAVLADVQRKLADGGRGNFLPLDPPHTEKATIGGIVATNASGPKRYQYGTVRDLLLGLRAVSAGGEILSFGGKTMKNVSGYDMTRLLAGSWGSLGIVTSVTTKLLPLPEASATVLASFDSLSAAATFLRKLLHSVLLPSAIDLIGGKAAERLGEEGKYMAALNFEGFAEAVDRQVEDAGAAAREAGAVSVKPLRDAEDRDFWAGVRDFALDAGNGSRPHVVLKSNFVISKHAEILEAYETILRAAGIDAAFLLRAGNGILYTHLSGEAAGLPELIGRLTEEAAKREGNLVVESCPPEIKEKVSVWGRERSDRAVMRRLKEKLDPRGVLNPGRFVGGM
- a CDS encoding (Fe-S)-binding protein, translating into MSDKPLFADNTKENIYHCIKCGLCMAHCPVYKELLTESATPRGKVQLSRELAEGNLDLAEEVKNAFFSTCLLCGGCVANCPSGVHGTHLYSGVRWRAVQRYGMDWKKNAVFQLLASSWMMSGSVWFGKWARKMFGGERLESKVNAGALNLARIPALNDKSFSRQVSEVTAPKGKARAKVLYFHGCATNFLYGNTGLAVVEVLSKMGVEVITPKNQGCCGMPIFMSGDREASLRVIRETLKVFAREDVDAVVCDCATCSDGLKKEYAHLLLDLRELGESVTQEEIAAAELLGRKVTDVTVFIDGHRDWLPAMRNGGRKIRVTYHDPCHLVNAQKVSAQPRNLLKGIPGVEFVELPGAGDCCGGGGAFQVEHAGTSRKITRRKVDNIHGTGAQVLATCCPGCNLTISNHLDPERKVEVMHPVQLLRLALDGD